CCCGTCGCCTTCGATGGAGCCGCCATGGCCGCCGCCGTAAAAGCTGAACATGACCCAGGGCTGACCATTGGCGCGTTTGCCGGAAATCGACAGGGCGTTGATGGTGCCATAGGCATTGGCGACGACGCGATCCGGCGCCGCCTGTGAGGCCGCGGCAAAGATCACGTCAACCATGCGCAGGATCGTTTCGGTGTAGCCGCCGACCGGCGCCGGGAAGGGCGCAGACAGCAGCGATCCATCGGGGATCTTCACCTCGATCGGGCGCATTACGCCAGAGTTCGCAGGCAGGGACGGGAAGATATGCTTGATCGCCACATAGGCGGTTGCGACCGCCGTCGGCAGTGCAATGTTCACCGGGCCTGCGCAGCGGTCTGCCGTTCCTGTGAAATCCAGCGTCATCCGGTCATCATTGATCTCCAGCGCGACTTTGATTGCCAGCGGCGTATCGGTGATGCCATCATTGTCGAGGAAATCCTCGGCCTCCCAGCGACCGTCGGGCAGTTCACTCAGCTCCGAACGCATCAGCGCTTCGGCACGGTCCTGCAAGGCATCAAGGGCCGCGCGCACGGTTTCGGCGCCATATTCGGCCAGCAATTCATCAAGACGTTTCACGCCCAGATCCAGCGCTCCCAGCTGACCGTTCAGATCGCCCTGCGCCGATTGCGGCAGACGGGTGTTGCGCATCAGAATGTCGGTGATGTCGGTTTGGATCTTGCCTGCCTTGGCCAGCCGGACCGGCGGCAGGACAAAGGCCTCCTGAAAGGCATCGGTGGCAGCGGGGTTGTAGTTGCCCGGCACCGCGCCGCCCACATCGTGCCAATGTCCGACCGAGGCGAGATAGCAGAACAGTTTGCCATCGTGGAAATAGGGCCGCACTAGCCGCATGTCGCTGAGGTGGGTGCCGCCCAGATGCGCATCGTTGAAAATATAGATGTCGCCGTCTTCCAGGTCGCCGTTTTCGGCGGCCTTTTCGATGACGGCCTTCACCGCAAAGGACATCACCCCGACAAAGATTGGCAGGCCGGATTTGCCCTGTACCAGAGTGTCGCCCGACACCGCGTGATAGAGGCCGTGCGATGCGTCATGGGCCTCGGCGATGATTGGGTTGAAGGCGGCGCGAAACAGAGTGGCATCCATTTCATCCGCGATTTGCTCCATCCGTCCGGCCAGCACGGCCAGCGTGATCGGGTCTATCTCTTTGGTCATGGGTTTGCCTTTGTTTCAGCGATATCGTTCCAGACGTCCTGCCGGGTGAGACGCCCGTCCACCACTTCGAAGCGGTCGATGAACCGGATGCCGCTGAAGGGGGTGCCATCCGGCCATTCGCCCGACAGGGTGCCGCGGCAATAGACAACGGCGGCGTCCTGCGGCGATTGCAGCGCTTCGAAGCCCTCGTATGTCTTGGTGACGAAATTGTATCGGGGCTTTGCCCATTCGATCAGCTCTTCCAGCGTCGTCATCGGGGCGGTGCCGGGGAACGTCATGGAGAAGCCGGGAGCCAGCAGCGCCCGGGCCGTGTCTATCTCTCGCGCTTCCATCGCGGTCAGGTAGTTGCGCACCAGAGATACCGGATCGGGCAGGGCGGGGGCGGGGCTGCGATGCGCGCCACCGCGCATGTAGCCCGCAGGATCCAGCTCATGAATCATAACGGTGACGGCCTCGGGCGGGGCGGGCACGACGATTCGCACCGCGTTGGTCAGCGCCGCGCACAGCCGCGTTTTCTCGTCTGCGCTATATCCCTGCATCACGTGGAGTTCGATGACGGGCATGAAGTCTCCTTTTCTAAATTGGTATCTTTTGTAATACAGATTAATTGCTGCGCATAGGTCAAATATTTTGAACATCTGTGAATAGATTTGTTGCTTTTGAAAAAACCATTGCTAGGCTTGAGAGGCAGTGAAAGGAGAAATATGGGACAGAATCTGGCATCTTCCGCAAGCAAAGGTCTGCCTGAAGGGGGCAAGGCGCAGCGTGTCTTTTTGCATCTGCATCAAGAGATTACCCGTGGTGTCTACGCGCCGGGGAGCGTGCTGCCGGGTGAGCAGAAGCTGGCCGCGACTCTGGGCGTGTCCCGTGTCACTGTGCGTCGGGCGCTAGATGTGCTGGAGAAGGACGGGCTGGTTGAGCGCCGTGTCGGATCCGGCACAACGGTCTGCGCGCAGAAGTCCAGTCCTTCGATGGCGGCGGACTTCAGTACCCTGATGCCGCAGTTGGTTGAAATGGGGCAGAACACCACTGCACGGCTGCTCTCCTTCAGCTATGGCGCTGCGCCCGGCGGCGTTGCCGAGGCGCTGGGCCTTGGGGCTCAGGTACGGGTTCAAACAGCGGTACGCCTGCGTCTGGTTGAAAATGAACCTTTCTCCCATCTGACCACATGGGTGCCGGAAGAAATCGCGCAGAATTACACAGAGGCTGAACTGGCCACGACGCCACTGTTCCGCCTTCTGGAGCGCTCGGGCGTCAAAGTCGATTCCGCCCATCAGACGGTCAGCGCGACGCTGGCCTCTCCGGAAGTTGCCGAAA
This genomic stretch from Phaeobacter gallaeciensis harbors:
- a CDS encoding hydantoinase B/oxoprolinase family protein; this translates as MTKEIDPITLAVLAGRMEQIADEMDATLFRAAFNPIIAEAHDASHGLYHAVSGDTLVQGKSGLPIFVGVMSFAVKAVIEKAAENGDLEDGDIYIFNDAHLGGTHLSDMRLVRPYFHDGKLFCYLASVGHWHDVGGAVPGNYNPAATDAFQEAFVLPPVRLAKAGKIQTDITDILMRNTRLPQSAQGDLNGQLGALDLGVKRLDELLAEYGAETVRAALDALQDRAEALMRSELSELPDGRWEAEDFLDNDGITDTPLAIKVALEINDDRMTLDFTGTADRCAGPVNIALPTAVATAYVAIKHIFPSLPANSGVMRPIEVKIPDGSLLSAPFPAPVGGYTETILRMVDVIFAAASQAAPDRVVANAYGTINALSISGKRANGQPWVMFSFYGGGHGGSIEGDGLNHGNAPISTATIPPMEILEAAYPVMFKQWALRPDSAGPGMHRGGMGATYEIEVLEESATAFLFGERGRFAPKGAAGGGDAALNVFSYEQADGWHHPPMASKMVGIKLERGQSVRLDTPGGGGYGPASQRPAADVARDVAGGLMSPDAATETYGPAWKEVTQ
- a CDS encoding nuclear transport factor 2 family protein, with amino-acid sequence MPVIELHVMQGYSADEKTRLCAALTNAVRIVVPAPPEAVTVMIHELDPAGYMRGGAHRSPAPALPDPVSLVRNYLTAMEAREIDTARALLAPGFSMTFPGTAPMTTLEELIEWAKPRYNFVTKTYEGFEALQSPQDAAVVYCRGTLSGEWPDGTPFSGIRFIDRFEVVDGRLTRQDVWNDIAETKANP
- a CDS encoding GntR family transcriptional regulator gives rise to the protein MGQNLASSASKGLPEGGKAQRVFLHLHQEITRGVYAPGSVLPGEQKLAATLGVSRVTVRRALDVLEKDGLVERRVGSGTTVCAQKSSPSMAADFSTLMPQLVEMGQNTTARLLSFSYGAAPGGVAEALGLGAQVRVQTAVRLRLVENEPFSHLTTWVPEEIAQNYTEAELATTPLFRLLERSGVKVDSAHQTVSATLASPEVAETLGVRIGAPLLSLDRVVRDEEGRGVEYLAALYRPDMFRLEMSLNHVGVGETRHWEPVINPARKEAAE